From a region of the Arvicanthis niloticus isolate mArvNil1 chromosome 6, mArvNil1.pat.X, whole genome shotgun sequence genome:
- the Slu7 gene encoding pre-mRNA-splicing factor SLU7, with the protein MAAAAVDPVSATPMTGSKDMSLEEPKKMTREDWRKKKELEEQRKLGNAPAEVDEEGKDINPHIPQYISSVPWYIDPSKRPTLKHQRPQPEKQKQFSSSGEWYKRGVKENSITTKYRKGACENCGAMTHKRKDCFERPRRVGAKFTGTNIAPDEHIQPQLMFDYDGKRDRWNGYNPEEHMKIVEEYAKVDLAKRTLKAQKLQEELASGKLVEQANSPKHQWGEEEPNSQMEKDHNSEDEDEDKYADDIDMPGQNFDSKRRITVRNLRIREDIAKYLRNLDPNSAYYDPKTRAMRENPYANAGKNPDEVSYAGDNFVRYTGDTISMAQTQLFAWEAYDKGSEVHLQADPTKLELLYKSFKVKKEDFKEQQKESILEKYGGQEHLDAPPAELLLAQTEDYVEYSRHGTVIKGQERAVACSKYEEDVKINNHTHIWGSYWKEGRWGYKCCHSFFKYSYCTGEAGKESVNSEECINDATGEESVKKPQTLMELHQEKLKEEKKKKKKKKKHRKSSSDSDDEERKQEKLKKALNAEEARLLHVKEIMQIDERKRPYNSVYETREPTEEEMEAYRMKRQRPDDPMASFLGQ; encoded by the exons ATGGCGGCGGCAGCTGTGGATCCAGTTAGTGCCACGCCCATGACGGGATCAAAGGATATGAGTTTGGAGGAGCCAAAAAAGATGACCAGAGAGGactggaggaaaaagaaggagctAGAAGAACAGAGAAAACTGGGCAATGCTCCTGCAGAAGTCGATGAAGAGGGAAA AGATATCAACCCTCATATTCCTCAGTATATTTCCTCGGTTCCATGGTACATTGATCCATCAAAAAGACCCACTTTAAAGCACCAGAGACCACagccagagaaacagaagcaattCAGTTCATCTGGGGAATGGTACAAGAGAGGCGTAAAGGAG AATTCTATAACTACCAAGTACCGCAAAGGTGCGTGTGAGAACTGTGGAGCCATGACACACAAGAGGAAAGATTGCTTTGAG AGGCCAAGGCGGGTTGGAGCTAAATTCACAGGTACTAACATCGCTCCAGATGAGCACATACAGCCTCAGCTGATGTTTGACtatgatgggaagagagaccgCTGGAATGGCTACAATCCAGAAGAGCACATGAAAATTGTCGAGGAATACGCCAAAGTTGATCTG gCAAAACGAACATTGAAAGCACAGAAACTGCAAGAAGAGTTGGCCTCTGGAAAATTAGTCGAGCAAGCT AATTCTCCAAAACACCAGTGGGGAGAAGAGGAACCCAATTCTCAGATG GAAAAGGATCATAACAGtgaagatgaggatgaagacaAGTATGCAGATGATATTGACATGCCTGGGCAGAATTTCGACTCTAAGAGACGCATTACTGTTCGGAATCTCAGGATTCGTGAAGATATTGCGAAA tatttgaGAAATTTAGATCCAAATTCTGCCTATTATGATCCAAAAACTAGAGCGATGAGAGAGAATCCTTACGCCAAtgcaggaaagaatccagatga AGTGAGCTACGCTGGAGATAACTTTGTTCGATACACAGGCGATACCATCTCAATGGCTCAAACACAAT TGTTTGCTTGGGAAGCCTACGACAAGGGGTCTGAAGTGCATCTCCAGGCAGATCCTACAAAACTAGAGTTGCTGTATAAGTCCTTCAAAGTCAAAAAAGAAGACTTCAAAGAGCAGCAGAAGGAGAGCATCCTGGAAAAG TACGGTGGCCAAGAACACCTAGATGCTCCTCCAGCTGAGCTGCTCTTAGCCCAGACAGAAGACTATGTGGAGTACTCCAGGCATGGAACGGTCATTAAAGGCCAGGAGCGGGCTGTCGCCTGCTCCAAGTACGAGGAAGACGTGAAGATCAACAACCACACG CACATCTGGGGATCTTACTGGAAAGAAGGCCGCTGGGGCTACAAATGCTGTCACTCTTTCTTTAAGTATTCCTATTGTACTGGAGAAGCTGGGAAGGAGAGTGTC AATTCAGAGGAATGTATTAATGATGCGACTGGAGAAGAGTCTGTGAAGAAACCTCAGACCCTCATGGAG CTGCATCAGGAGAAActaaaagaggagaagaagaagaaaaagaagaagaagaaacaccgAAAGAGCAGCTCTGACAGTGACGAtgaggagaggaagcaggagaaactGAAAAAG GCACTGAATGCAGAGGAGGCTCGCCTTCTTCATGTGAAAGAGATCATGCAGATTGACGAGCGGAAGAGGCCCTACAACAGTGTATATGAAACCCGAGAGCccacagaagaagaaatggaggccTACAGGATGAAACGGCAGAGGCCAGATGACCCCATGGCCTCTTTCCTAGGACAGTAA
- the Pttg1 gene encoding securin, translating to MATLIFVDKDNEEPGSCLASKDGLKLGSGVKALDRKLQVSAPRVGKVFNAPALPKASRKALGTVNRVTEKPVKAGKPLQPKQPTLTVTKITEKSTKTQGCVPAPDDAYPEIEKFFPFNPLDFESFDVPEEHQISLLPLNGVPLLILNEDRGLEQLPHLDPPTPLKTPFLPWESDLPQSPSSAFSSLDIELPPVCYDADI from the exons ATGGCTACTCTGATCTTTGTTGACAAGGATAATGAAGAGCCAGGCAGCTGTTTGGCATCTAAGGATGGGTTgaagctgggctctggtg tcaaaGCCTTAGATAGGAAATTGCAGGTTTCAGCGCCTCGAGTTGGCAAAGTGTTCAACGCTCCAGCCTTGCCTAAAGCCAGCAGAAAGGCTTTGGGTACTGTCAACAGAGTTACCGAAAAGCCAGTGAAGGCTGGTAAACCCCTCCAACCCAAACAGCCAACCTTGACTGTGACAAAG ATCACCGAGAAGTCTACTAAGACACAAGGCTGTGTCCCTGCTCCTGATGATGCCTACCCAGAAATAGAAAAGTTCTTCCCCTTCAATCCTCTAG ATTTTGAGAGTTTTGACGTGCCTGAGGAGCACCAGATCTCACTTCTCCCCTTGAATGGAGTGCCTCTCCTGATCCTGAATGAAGACAGAGGGCTTGAGCAGCTGCCGCACCTGGACCCCCCTACTCCTCTGAAGACACCCTTTCTACCATGGGAGTCTG ATCTGCCACAGTCTCCTTCCAGTGCCTTCTCCAGTCTGGATATTGAATTGCCGCCTGTTTGTTACGATGCAGATATTTAA